One stretch of Clavelina lepadiformis chromosome 6, kaClaLepa1.1, whole genome shotgun sequence DNA includes these proteins:
- the LOC143462659 gene encoding beta-1,3-galactosyltransferase brn-like, translated as MTLQSRNVTTLNKTYASDKSLYSTISSSAKSNNFLTEPMFYSNNDKSSCLLGKNISWSMIIFIKSAASYGRRREWIRKTWGSIGHLDGATFQIVFVIGQAKATTQALLDEEYDRYGDILQVGVSDAYLDVGLKTLSGMRWTSDKLPHQYFYSSGDDDMMIDLVKV; from the exons ATGACGCTGCAATCAAGAAACGTCACAACCTTGAACAAAACCTACGCTTCCGATAAATCGCTTTATAGCACAATTTCAAGTTCCGCAAAGTCgaacaattttttaacagaACCAATGTTTTATTCCAATAACGACAAAAGCAGCTGTTTACTTG GAAAAAACATATCTTGGAGTatgattattttcatcaagtCGGCTGCATCTTACGGGAGACGTCGCGAATGGATTCGTAAAACCTGGGGTTCTATTGGCCATCTCGATGGCGCCACTttccaaattgtttttgtgattggtcaaGCAAAGGCAACGACTCAAGCTTTATTGGACGAGGAATATGACAGATACGGAGATATATTGCAAGTCGGCGTTTCGGACGCGTACCT AGATGTTGGTTTGAAGACGTTATCGGGGATGCGGTGGACCTCAGACAAGCTTCCCCATCAATATTTCTACTCCAGCGGTGATGATGATATGATGATTGATCTTGTAAAAGTATAG
- the LOC143462138 gene encoding beta-1,3-galactosyltransferase brn-like — MRWNSDKLPRQYFYSSGDDDMMIDLVKLKEAVDKNIAKTSEEKWPEFPIICTYQTRESSHPIRDKRHKNFISVQDYSEPNWPKFCLGGFYTTSVRVIRQLWEASLTSKRINTDDVFITGILRQKIGMPDEMVVPGISETCQHLGGFIENRFKTMWSERKRKFENKSICFKP; from the coding sequence ATGCGGTGGAACTCAGACAAGCTTCCCCGTCAATATTTCTACTCCAGCGGTGACGATGATATGATGATTGATCTCGTAAAACTAAAGGAGGCCGTTGATAagaacattgcaaaaacttctgaGGAAAAGTGgccagaatttccaatcatttgcaCTTACCAAACAAGAGAGTCATCCCATCCTATACGGGATAAAcgacacaaaaattttatttctgtacAAGATTATAGTGAGCCAAACTGGCCCAAGTTTTGCCTCGGTGGATTCTACACAACCAGCGTTCGCGTCATCAGACAATTGTGGGAAGCGTCGTTGACTTCAAAGCGCATAAATACAGACGACGTTTTCATAACTGGAATACTTCGACAGAAAATTGGAATGCCCGATGAAATGGTGGTGCCAGGAATAAGTGAAACCTGCCAACACTTGGGCGGGTTTATTGAAAACAGATTCAAGACAATGTGGTCAGAAAGAAAgaggaaatttgaaaacaagagcATCTGTTTTAAACCTTAA